In the Wyeomyia smithii strain HCP4-BCI-WySm-NY-G18 chromosome 2, ASM2978416v1, whole genome shotgun sequence genome, one interval contains:
- the LOC129719934 gene encoding protein gustavus-like: protein MYAKKHLNKRRGRKHSVTPQITNMERPKRHENYEIPQRLKILLERPTVSPEEQIRHSWNKEDCSENIFVETNGLTAHRTYARNNTDCIRGKVGFTKGLHVWEITWPSEQRGTHAYVGIATSDATLQCMGYQSLLGLDSNSWGFDINRGMTLHDSIIDTYPKKQNGRERKSFEKFKIKFETIKVILDMDKGTLSFLANGQYFGEAFEGLQNKTLYPIISTVWGRSEVKMEYLGGLESKPITLQELCKYTICKGMCSIHFKENVKLFQLPKSIENYLCLQGKDFWKRSLNTDRKHECTNYCVTNNTTGLRVKDV, encoded by the coding sequence ATGTATGCCAAGAAACATTTAAACAAACGAAGAGGACGAAAACATAGTGTAACGCCTCAAATTACAAATATGGAAAGACCGAAAAGACACGAAAATTATGAGATACCacaaagattaaaaattttgttggaAAGACCAACAGTATCTCCGGAAGAACAGATAAGACATTCCTGGAATAAGGAAGACTGTTCTGAAAACATATTTGTAGAAACTAATGGTCTCACAGCCCATCGAACTTATGCAAGAAACAATACTGATTGCATAAGAGGTAAAGTTGGGTTCACAAAAGGTCTCCATGTATGGGAAATAACATGGCCTAGTGAACAGAGGGGGACACATGCATACGTTGGAATAGCAACGTCTGATGCAACCCTACAATGCATGGGTTATCAAAGTCTATTAGGACTAGATAGCAATTCTTGGGGCTTTGACATAAACAGGGGCATGACGCTTCATGATTCAATCATTGACACGTACCCGAAAAAACAAAATGGTAGAGAACGAAAATCTTTTGAAAAGTTCAAAATAAAGTTCGAGACTATTAAAGTGATACTGGATATGGATAAAGGCACACTGAGCTTTTTAGCCAATGGCCAATACTTTGGAGAAGCCTTCGAGGGTCTCCAAAATAAGACACTATACCCAATAATTTCAACAGTTTGGGGCAGAAGTGAGGTAAAAATGGAATATTTAGGTGGTTTAGAGTCTAAACCAATTACCTTACAGGAATTGTGCAAATACACAATCTGTAAAGGAATGtgttcaatacatttcaaagaAAATGTCAAACTTTTCCAATTACCAAAGTCAATAGAGAACTATTTGTGCCTTCAAGGAAAGGACTTTTGGAAAAGGAGTCTGAACACAGACAGAAAACATGAATGCACAAATTATTGTGTCACAAATAACACGACTGGGCTCCGAGTAAAagacgtgtga